Proteins from one Scylla paramamosain isolate STU-SP2022 chromosome 3, ASM3559412v1, whole genome shotgun sequence genomic window:
- the LOC135090155 gene encoding uncharacterized protein LOC135090155: MFGEVDAWRIKTVLVGLLALAASAAGWKEDLTNYVRIGVRDAGYSKVVLDCEDENMAFVIRMEKDFEGVVYTRGSFHSRQGPCFLDAEGGTEFVLKFSYKDCSTKYDDKLGAYVNTVVVQHDDDLIFPGDLAFDLRCHDQVTVNASLGVKSKISLVDPDPASKQPSKDEEISATSSSSVVTLMPGKLTPPKEEL, encoded by the exons ATGTTCGGCGAAGTAGACGCTTGGAGGATCAAGACAGTGCTGGTTGGCCTCCTCGCCCTCGCAGCCTCGGCAG CCGGATGGAAAGAGGACCTCACCAACTACGTAAGGATCGGGGTGCGTGACGCCGGCTACTCCAAGGTCGTGCTGGACTGCGAGGACGAGAACATGGCCTTCGTGATCCGCATGGAGAAGGACTTTGAGGGCGTAGTGTATACGAGGGGAAGCTTCCACTCCCGCCAGGGCCCCTGCTTCCTCGACGCAGAGGGCGGCACGGAGTTTGTTCTCAAGTTCTCCTACAAGGATTGCTCCACTAAATAT GACGACAAGCTGGGTGCGTACGTCAACACGGTGGTAGTGCAGCACGACGATGACCTCATCTTCCCCGGCGACCTGGCCTTTGACCTGCGCTGCCACGATCAGGTCACCGTCAACGCCTCTCTTGG AGTCAAGTCAAAGATCTCCCTGGTGGATCCTGACCCGGCCTCCAAGCAGCCCTCCAAGGACGAAGAGATATcggccacctcctcctccagcgtggTCACCCTCATGCCGGGCAAACTCACGCCGCCCAAGGAGGAGCTTTAG